A single genomic interval of Psychroserpens sp. NJDZ02 harbors:
- a CDS encoding IS110 family transposase codes for MKKYVDVIGIDVSKLTIDAHIYNRGVHRVFSNTSKGYKALLSWVEKHLGKDLCFFCFENTGHYSTNLSVYLSENNIDYVEESPLTIKRSSGIVRGKTDQLDSAMIARYAWLYKEELTLSSPKAQDIQELGRLLSFREQLVRDRTGKMSSLKEMQTLLSSPSTDDCCIIVKKMIHYLTKQITTLEQSIKKLIRSDELLEKNYQLLNTLKGVGLILSCQLLYHTNNFKRFDSWRQFSSYCGVAPFEHSSGTSIYRKNRIHKIGDRKMKTLLTLASVSAIQCDKELKQYYEKKVAEGKPKLVALNNVRNKILSRAFAVVKRGTPYVELQKFAA; via the coding sequence ATGAAAAAATATGTAGATGTTATCGGTATTGATGTATCTAAATTAACAATTGATGCACATATTTATAATAGAGGCGTTCACCGTGTGTTTTCCAATACTTCAAAAGGTTACAAAGCCCTATTATCTTGGGTCGAAAAGCACCTTGGTAAAGACCTCTGTTTTTTCTGTTTTGAGAATACAGGTCATTACTCTACAAATCTTAGTGTTTATTTATCAGAAAACAACATAGATTATGTAGAAGAAAGTCCTTTGACCATTAAACGATCTTCTGGAATTGTTAGAGGAAAAACAGATCAGCTTGATTCCGCAATGATTGCGAGATATGCATGGCTTTACAAAGAAGAGTTGACTCTAAGTAGTCCAAAAGCGCAAGATATTCAAGAGTTAGGACGTTTGTTATCCTTTAGAGAACAGTTAGTACGAGACCGTACAGGTAAGATGAGTAGTCTTAAAGAAATGCAGACCTTGCTTAGTAGTCCATCGACTGATGATTGTTGTATAATTGTCAAAAAGATGATTCATTATCTAACAAAACAAATTACAACACTTGAGCAAAGTATTAAAAAACTAATACGAAGTGATGAGTTATTGGAAAAGAATTATCAACTTTTAAATACCTTAAAAGGGGTTGGTCTAATATTATCATGTCAATTGTTATACCACACGAACAATTTTAAGCGATTTGATAGTTGGCGTCAGTTTTCAAGTTATTGTGGTGTAGCTCCTTTTGAGCACAGTTCAGGAACCAGTATTTACCGGAAAAACAGAATTCATAAGATAGGAGACCGGAAAATGAAAACACTCTTAACACTTGCCAGTGTTAGCGCAATACAGTGCGATAAAGAATTAAAACAGTATTACGAGAAAAAAGTTGCAGAAGGTAAACCAAAACTGGTAGCTTTAAATAATGTTAGAAATAAGATTTTGTCAAGAGCTTTCGCAGTGGTAAAAAGAGGAACACCTTATGTCGAATTACAAAAATTTGCAGCATAG
- a CDS encoding citrate synthase, whose translation MSDKATIEINGEKHEFPLIVGTENEIGIDIKTLRAVTGGVTTIDPGFKNTGSCESAITFLDGEKGILRYRGYSIEELAEKADFLEVAFLLIFGELPTKAQLHKFEEDIKEQSVVDDDVKKIIDAFPKAAHPMGVLSSLTSALTAFNPSSVDVDSEEDVYNTVCKIMGKFPVLVAWTMRKQKGLPLDYGDDSLGYVENILQMMFKKPNQDYVQNPILVNALDKLLILHADHEQNCSTSTVRIVGSSHAGLFASLSSGISALWGPLHGGANQAVLEMLEGIKEDGGDTKKYMAKAKDKQDPFRLMGFGHRVYKNFDPRAKIIKKAADEVLADLGIDDPVLDIAKGLAEEALSDPYFVDRKLYPNVDFYSGIIYRGMGIPTEMFTVMFALGRLPGWIAQWKEMRNRKEPIGRPRQIYIGENLRPFKTVSER comes from the coding sequence ATGTCAGATAAAGCAACGATTGAAATTAATGGAGAAAAGCACGAGTTTCCTTTAATTGTTGGTACAGAAAACGAAATAGGAATAGATATCAAAACGCTTAGAGCTGTAACGGGTGGAGTAACAACTATAGATCCAGGGTTTAAAAATACCGGGTCTTGCGAAAGTGCTATCACTTTTTTAGATGGTGAAAAAGGTATTTTAAGATACAGAGGGTATTCTATTGAAGAATTAGCCGAAAAAGCTGATTTCCTTGAAGTGGCATTTTTATTGATTTTTGGTGAGTTACCAACTAAAGCGCAATTACATAAATTTGAAGAAGACATCAAAGAGCAATCTGTAGTCGATGATGATGTAAAGAAAATAATTGATGCGTTTCCTAAGGCTGCACACCCAATGGGAGTGTTATCGTCTTTAACAAGTGCTTTAACAGCATTTAACCCGTCATCTGTAGATGTAGATTCTGAAGAAGATGTTTACAATACAGTATGTAAAATAATGGGTAAATTTCCTGTGTTAGTGGCTTGGACTATGCGTAAGCAAAAAGGATTACCATTGGATTATGGAGATGATTCTTTAGGTTATGTAGAAAACATCCTTCAAATGATGTTTAAAAAGCCTAACCAAGACTACGTTCAAAATCCAATTTTAGTTAATGCTTTAGATAAATTATTAATCTTACATGCAGATCATGAGCAAAATTGTTCTACATCTACAGTAAGAATTGTAGGATCATCTCATGCTGGTTTATTCGCGTCATTATCTTCAGGTATTTCTGCACTTTGGGGACCATTACATGGTGGAGCAAACCAAGCGGTTTTAGAAATGTTAGAGGGTATTAAAGAAGATGGTGGAGACACTAAAAAATACATGGCTAAAGCTAAGGACAAACAAGATCCTTTCCGTTTAATGGGCTTTGGACACAGAGTGTATAAAAACTTTGATCCAAGAGCAAAAATCATTAAAAAAGCAGCTGACGAGGTATTAGCTGATTTAGGAATTGATGATCCAGTATTAGACATTGCAAAAGGTTTAGCAGAAGAAGCATTAAGTGATCCTTATTTTGTAGATCGCAAATTATATCCTAACGTAGATTTCTATTCAGGTATTATTTATAGAGGTATGGGGATCCCAACAGAAATGTTTACGGTAATGTTCGCTTTAGGACGTTTACCAGGTTGGATTGCACAATGGAAAGAAATGCGTAACCGCAAAGAGCCAATAGGACGTCCAAGACAAATCTATATCGGAGAAAATCTTAGACCTTTTAAAACGGTTTCTGAAAGATAA
- a CDS encoding IS1182 family transposase, with translation MQGTKIYQEKLFNNFQLSRRVPQDNFYRRLSEILDLEFLRNQTKIYYGNCGQKSLDPVVFFKFCLVGYLENITSDRKLVLHCSLRLDILYFLGYDIDEELPWHSTLSRTHQLYPESVFENLFTHVFKMCVDMHMVSGHTQVIDAAPVKANASMDSLELKVPEEDLEAHLRAVRHISNRDKAVPFRSAKVNKAPKSQQELSASRQELQAIKSRNKKWSKDQNHRPGAGNKGSRYTSNKTHYSPTDPDARISVKPGKARKLNYSSQLTVDAAHHVISDIKAYHADGKDSQHLPDIVLRVKRRLWQSGLTIDTCLADTGYSSGENYAFLEKQDITSYIPPHGTFKGGPDEFIYNEKEDHYTCPQGKIIPFKKVFYEKKSNTKKKAYRGSKKLCIDCPIRSACLSKTAQEKSFSVTYYRAEYLRNIARVDSKKGSYMKGKRQSTVEPVFGTLTQFLGMGKVNTLGIKQANKCMHLSATAYNLKKYLKYMKNLPESIAGLLAFIKSTKNHLISLRILCFKPLAF, from the coding sequence ATGCAAGGCACAAAAATATATCAAGAGAAATTATTCAACAATTTCCAGTTGAGTCGTCGGGTTCCCCAAGACAATTTTTATAGACGATTATCAGAAATTTTAGACTTAGAATTTCTACGGAATCAAACAAAAATCTATTACGGAAACTGTGGACAAAAAAGTTTAGATCCCGTGGTGTTTTTCAAATTCTGTTTAGTTGGTTATTTAGAGAATATCACCAGCGATAGAAAATTGGTGTTACATTGTAGTCTTCGACTGGATATTCTGTATTTTCTTGGCTATGATATCGATGAAGAATTACCATGGCATTCTACGTTAAGTAGAACACATCAACTGTACCCAGAGTCAGTTTTTGAAAATCTATTTACTCATGTTTTCAAAATGTGCGTAGACATGCATATGGTAAGTGGTCATACCCAAGTTATCGACGCCGCACCTGTAAAAGCAAACGCTTCGATGGATAGCTTAGAACTTAAAGTGCCAGAAGAAGATTTAGAAGCTCATTTACGCGCAGTACGACATATAAGCAATAGAGATAAAGCGGTACCATTTCGATCAGCCAAAGTTAATAAAGCCCCAAAATCGCAGCAAGAATTATCAGCAAGCCGTCAGGAATTACAAGCGATAAAGAGCCGAAACAAAAAATGGTCAAAAGATCAAAACCATCGTCCTGGAGCAGGAAATAAAGGTTCCCGTTATACGAGTAATAAAACGCATTACAGTCCAACCGACCCCGATGCTCGCATAAGTGTAAAACCAGGAAAAGCAAGAAAACTAAACTATTCAAGTCAGCTCACGGTAGATGCCGCACATCATGTAATAAGTGACATCAAGGCCTATCATGCCGATGGCAAAGACAGTCAGCATTTACCAGATATTGTATTGCGAGTAAAACGACGCTTATGGCAATCTGGTCTTACCATAGACACCTGTCTCGCGGATACCGGTTACAGTAGTGGCGAGAATTATGCTTTTTTAGAAAAGCAGGATATTACCAGTTACATTCCGCCACACGGCACCTTTAAAGGAGGACCAGATGAATTTATTTATAATGAAAAAGAAGATCACTACACCTGCCCTCAAGGGAAGATTATCCCCTTTAAAAAGGTGTTTTACGAAAAGAAGAGCAACACCAAAAAGAAGGCCTATAGAGGTTCAAAAAAACTTTGTATAGATTGCCCAATACGAAGCGCTTGTTTAAGCAAAACGGCACAAGAAAAGTCATTTTCCGTAACGTATTACCGCGCAGAATACCTCCGGAATATAGCACGAGTTGATAGTAAAAAAGGAAGCTATATGAAAGGAAAACGACAAAGTACGGTAGAGCCCGTATTTGGTACACTAACCCAGTTTTTAGGCATGGGAAAAGTGAATACCCTTGGGATTAAACAAGCTAATAAATGTATGCATCTATCCGCAACAGCCTATAATCTTAAAAAGTATTTAAAATATATGAAAAACTTACCAGAAAGTATAGCAGGACTACTTGCTTTTATTAAAAGCACCAAAAACCACCTAATAAGCCTTCGAATACTATGTTTTAAGCCACTTGCATTTTAG
- a CDS encoding serine hydrolase domain-containing protein encodes MKYTYLTLVFLIIIFGCKPSEKLVEKKDDKQDLINFLFQDYIGEKPSASFIVIKDGKIEKCQSFGYEDLENKILANCETNYRIASVTKQFTAMGILILINQGKLNYDSKLTEIIPEFPYYGKEITIKNLMTHRSGLQSYNRLYPKDWEKQLVDKDVLNLLMKQDSLLFPANSKFRYSNSGYAILSMIIERVSGKTYKKFMDDEIFKKLGMTNSTVYLNDLKIKNRAYGYNLIKNKFEKKDQTKFTAVQGDGGIYSSVSDYAKWDKALYNETLVDKDLLDDAFSNWDENGKTDGNGYGFGWFIDEKNGKKYLLHNGSTRGFLTTTLRIPSEKITVAIFSNYGNLGGLKRKALFLASLFSDSKTPMPAELILKMDIEDNGIDDFATKFNLIKSDSSKYDIVNEELLYLGFGFFNKEPEKSKKVFELITAEFPNYFGGYYGLGQYYAYKTEDNNELAIKNYKKVVELNPSNEQRLINRSKNMIKKLSE; translated from the coding sequence ATGAAGTACACATATTTAACGCTAGTCTTTTTAATTATTATTTTTGGATGTAAACCTTCCGAAAAACTAGTAGAAAAGAAAGACGACAAACAAGACTTAATAAATTTTTTATTTCAAGATTATATAGGAGAAAAACCGAGTGCAAGTTTTATTGTTATAAAGGATGGAAAAATAGAAAAATGTCAAAGTTTCGGATATGAAGATTTAGAAAATAAAATACTTGCTAATTGCGAAACAAATTACAGAATCGCTTCTGTAACAAAACAGTTTACTGCAATGGGAATTTTGATTTTAATAAATCAAGGGAAATTAAATTACGATTCTAAACTGACAGAAATAATACCAGAATTCCCATATTATGGAAAAGAAATCACAATTAAAAACCTAATGACGCACAGGTCTGGTTTACAGTCTTATAATAGATTATATCCAAAAGATTGGGAAAAACAGCTTGTTGATAAAGACGTCCTTAATCTTTTAATGAAACAAGATAGTCTGTTGTTTCCTGCAAACTCTAAATTTAGATATAGTAATTCAGGATATGCTATTTTGTCCATGATTATAGAAAGGGTTTCTGGCAAAACCTATAAAAAATTCATGGATGATGAGATTTTTAAAAAGTTAGGGATGACAAATAGTACTGTGTACTTAAATGATTTAAAAATCAAAAATCGTGCATATGGTTATAATTTGATAAAAAATAAATTTGAAAAGAAAGACCAAACTAAATTTACTGCAGTTCAAGGAGATGGAGGGATTTATTCTTCTGTAAGTGATTATGCTAAATGGGATAAAGCTTTGTATAATGAAACTCTTGTTGATAAAGATTTACTCGATGATGCTTTTTCTAATTGGGACGAAAATGGAAAAACCGATGGAAATGGCTATGGATTTGGTTGGTTTATTGACGAAAAAAACGGTAAAAAATATTTGCTTCACAATGGAAGTACAAGGGGTTTTCTAACTACAACGTTAAGAATTCCCTCTGAAAAAATTACAGTAGCAATTTTTTCAAATTACGGAAATTTAGGAGGTCTAAAAAGAAAGGCTTTATTTTTAGCAAGCCTGTTTTCTGATAGCAAAACACCCATGCCTGCTGAACTGATACTAAAAATGGATATTGAAGATAATGGAATAGATGATTTTGCAACCAAATTTAACCTAATAAAATCTGACAGTAGTAAATACGATATTGTAAATGAGGAATTACTTTATTTAGGCTTTGGTTTTTTTAACAAAGAACCCGAAAAATCAAAAAAGGTGTTTGAACTAATCACAGCTGAATTCCCAAATTATTTTGGAGGTTATTATGGGTTAGGTCAATATTACGCATATAAAACTGAAGACAATAATGAGTTGGCAATAAAAAACTATAAAAAGGTAGTTGAGTTGAATCCATCAAATGAACAACGATTAATTAATCGTTCAAAAAACATGATAAAAAAATTAAGCGAATAA
- a CDS encoding dimethylarginine dimethylaminohydrolase family protein, with translation MLTLNVKNETSRLRAVVLGTAVSNGPTPKLEEAYDPKSSLHIKAGTYPVESDMVKEMEAVAAIFKKYDVKVYRPELIQDCNQIFARDIAFVIDDVFVKANILPERENELEAIQYIIDQIDPKKVIRPPEEVHIEGGDVMLCNDYIFIGTYRGDDYSDYIVARTNKAGVDFITKQFPDKKVKSFDLNKSQTNAHDNALHLDCCFQPIGTNKAILHKEGFRDDTEFEWLLEYFGKENCFIISKDEMFNMNSNIFSISENVIISEKNFTRLNTWLRDNGFTVEEVPYAEISKQEGLLRCSTMPLLRD, from the coding sequence ATGTTAACACTAAATGTAAAAAACGAAACGTCCAGATTACGCGCAGTTGTTTTAGGAACAGCAGTAAGTAACGGACCAACGCCTAAATTAGAGGAAGCTTACGATCCTAAATCTTCATTACATATCAAAGCAGGTACTTATCCTGTAGAGTCGGATATGGTTAAAGAAATGGAAGCAGTCGCTGCTATTTTTAAAAAGTACGATGTTAAAGTCTACAGACCAGAATTAATACAAGACTGTAATCAGATTTTTGCTCGTGATATTGCCTTTGTTATAGATGATGTTTTTGTAAAAGCAAATATCCTTCCAGAACGAGAGAACGAGCTAGAAGCTATTCAATACATCATTGATCAAATAGATCCTAAAAAGGTGATTCGTCCACCAGAAGAGGTGCATATTGAAGGGGGAGATGTTATGCTTTGTAACGATTATATTTTTATCGGAACCTATAGAGGTGACGATTATTCGGATTACATTGTGGCTAGAACAAATAAGGCGGGCGTCGATTTTATTACGAAACAATTTCCGGATAAAAAGGTTAAAAGTTTTGATCTTAATAAATCGCAAACTAACGCACATGATAATGCCTTGCATTTAGATTGTTGTTTTCAACCTATAGGAACCAATAAAGCTATTTTGCATAAAGAAGGTTTTAGAGATGACACTGAATTTGAATGGTTATTAGAGTACTTCGGAAAAGAGAATTGTTTTATAATATCTAAGGACGAAATGTTTAATATGAATAGTAACATCTTTAGTATTTCTGAAAATGTTATTATTTCCGAAAAAAACTTTACGCGTTTAAACACATGGTTAAGAGACAATGGGTTTACTGTTGAAGAAGTACCATATGCAGAGATTTCTAAACAAGAAGGATTATTACGTTGTAGCACGATGCCTTTACTACGGGATTAA
- the eno gene encoding phosphopyruvate hydratase: MSIIINVHARQIFDSRGNPTVEVDVETENGFFGRAAVPSGASTGEHEAVELRDGGDKYMGKGVTKAVDNVNSILAEELLGVNVFEQNYIDTLMCEIDGTPNKSKLGANAILGVSLAVAKAAAAELGMPLYRYIGGVSANTLPVPMMNIINGGSHSDAPIAFQEFMVMPVKAKNFTHALQMGTEIFHNLKKVLHDRGLSTAVGDEGGFAPNLEGGTEDALETIALAVKNAGYTLGDDVMIALDCAAAEFFVDGKYDYSKFEGPTGKIRSSKEQADYLAELSRNYPIISIEDGMDENDWEGWKYLTEQVGDKVQLVGDDLFVTNVERLSKGISEDIANSILIKVNQIGTLTETIAAVNMAHNAGYTSVMSHRSGETEDNTIADLAVALNCGQIKTGSASRSDRMAKYNQLLRIEEELGQVAYYPGEKAFKIKK; this comes from the coding sequence ATGAGTATTATAATCAACGTTCACGCGAGACAAATTTTTGATTCTAGAGGTAATCCAACGGTTGAAGTAGATGTAGAAACAGAAAATGGTTTTTTTGGTAGAGCAGCTGTACCATCAGGAGCTTCAACAGGAGAACATGAAGCTGTTGAGTTACGTGACGGTGGCGATAAGTATATGGGTAAAGGAGTAACTAAAGCTGTAGATAACGTAAATTCTATTTTAGCGGAAGAGCTTTTAGGCGTTAATGTTTTCGAACAAAATTATATCGACACTTTAATGTGCGAAATAGATGGGACACCTAATAAGTCTAAATTAGGAGCCAATGCTATATTAGGTGTGTCTTTAGCGGTTGCTAAGGCAGCTGCTGCAGAATTAGGGATGCCTTTATACAGATATATTGGAGGGGTAAGTGCTAATACACTTCCTGTACCAATGATGAATATTATTAATGGAGGATCACATAGTGATGCACCAATTGCGTTTCAAGAATTTATGGTCATGCCTGTAAAAGCTAAAAACTTTACACATGCGTTACAAATGGGAACTGAAATTTTTCATAACCTAAAAAAGGTGTTACATGACAGAGGTTTAAGTACAGCTGTAGGAGATGAAGGTGGTTTTGCACCAAACCTTGAAGGTGGTACTGAAGATGCTTTAGAAACGATTGCATTAGCAGTTAAAAATGCGGGCTATACTTTAGGGGATGATGTGATGATTGCATTAGATTGTGCTGCTGCAGAATTTTTTGTAGATGGAAAATACGATTATTCTAAATTTGAAGGACCAACGGGGAAAATAAGATCTAGTAAAGAGCAAGCTGATTATTTAGCAGAGTTATCAAGAAACTATCCTATTATTTCTATCGAGGACGGTATGGATGAAAACGATTGGGAAGGTTGGAAATATTTGACAGAACAGGTTGGAGATAAAGTACAATTAGTTGGTGACGATTTATTTGTAACTAATGTCGAGCGTTTATCTAAAGGTATTTCAGAAGATATTGCGAATTCAATTTTGATTAAAGTTAATCAAATAGGTACTTTAACAGAAACTATTGCAGCTGTTAATATGGCTCATAATGCGGGTTATACATCTGTTATGTCTCATAGATCGGGAGAAACAGAAGATAATACTATTGCAGATTTAGCAGTCGCTTTAAATTGTGGACAAATTAAGACAGGTTCTGCTTCTCGTAGTGATCGTATGGCTAAATACAATCAATTACTGCGTATTGAAGAAGAATTAGGACAAGTGGCTTATTATCCAGGAGAAAAGGCCTTTAAAATAAAGAAATAA
- a CDS encoding IS1182 family transposase → MQGTKIYQEKLFNNFQLSRRVPQDNFYRRLSEILDLEFLRNQTKIYYGNCGQKSLDPVVFFKFCLVGYLENITSDRKLVLHCSLRLDILYFLGYDIDEELPWHSTLSRTHQLYPESVFENLFTHVFKMCVDMHMVSGHTQVIDAAPVKANASMDSLELKVPEEDLEAHLRAVRHISNRDKAVPFRSAKVNKAPKSQQELSASRQELQAVKSRNKKWSKDQNHRPGAGNKGSRYTSNKTHYSPTDPDARISVKPGKARKLNYSSQLTVDAAHHVISDIKAYHADGKDSQHLPDIVLRVKRRLWQSGLTIDTCLADTGYSSGENYAFLEKQDITSYIPPHGTFKGGPDEFIYNEKEDHYTCPQGKIIPFKKVFYEKKNNTKKKAYRGSKKLCIDCPIRSACLSKTAQEKSFSVTYYRAEYMRNIARVDSKKGSYMKGKRQSTVEPVFGTLTQFLGMGKVNTLGIKQANKCMHLSATAYNLKKYLKYMKNLPESIAGLLAFIKSTKNHLISLRILCFKPLAF, encoded by the coding sequence ATGCAAGGCACAAAAATATATCAAGAGAAATTATTCAACAATTTCCAGTTGAGTCGTCGGGTTCCCCAAGACAATTTTTATAGACGATTATCAGAAATTTTAGACTTAGAATTTCTACGGAATCAAACAAAAATCTATTACGGAAACTGTGGACAAAAAAGTTTAGATCCCGTGGTGTTTTTCAAATTCTGTTTAGTTGGTTATTTAGAGAATATCACCAGCGATAGAAAATTGGTGTTACATTGTAGTCTTCGACTGGATATTCTGTATTTTCTTGGCTATGATATCGATGAAGAATTACCATGGCATTCTACGTTAAGTAGAACACATCAACTGTACCCAGAGTCAGTTTTTGAAAATCTATTTACTCATGTTTTCAAAATGTGCGTAGACATGCATATGGTAAGTGGTCATACCCAAGTTATCGACGCCGCACCTGTAAAAGCAAACGCTTCGATGGATAGCTTAGAACTTAAAGTGCCAGAAGAAGATTTAGAAGCTCATTTACGCGCAGTACGACATATAAGCAATAGAGATAAAGCGGTACCATTTCGATCAGCCAAAGTTAATAAAGCCCCAAAATCGCAGCAAGAATTATCAGCAAGTCGTCAGGAATTACAAGCAGTAAAGAGCCGAAACAAAAAATGGTCAAAAGATCAAAACCATCGTCCTGGAGCAGGAAATAAAGGTTCCCGTTATACGAGTAATAAAACGCATTACAGTCCAACCGATCCCGATGCCCGCATAAGTGTAAAACCAGGAAAAGCAAGAAAACTAAACTATTCAAGTCAGCTCACGGTAGATGCCGCACATCATGTAATAAGTGATATCAAGGCCTATCATGCCGATGGCAAAGACAGTCAGCATTTACCAGATATTGTATTGCGTGTAAAACGACGCTTATGGCAATCTGGTCTTACCATAGACACCTGTCTCGCGGATACCGGTTACAGTAGTGGCGAGAATTATGCTTTTTTAGAAAAGCAGGATATTACCAGTTACATTCCGCCACACGGCACCTTTAAAGGAGGCCCAGATGAATTTATTTATAATGAAAAAGAAGATCACTACACCTGCCCCCAAGGGAAGATTATCCCCTTTAAAAAGGTGTTTTACGAAAAGAAGAACAACACCAAAAAGAAGGCCTATAGAGGTTCAAAAAAACTTTGTATAGATTGCCCAATACGAAGCGCTTGTTTAAGCAAAACGGCACAAGAAAAGTCATTTTCTGTAACGTATTACCGCGCAGAATACATGCGAAATATAGCACGAGTTGATAGTAAAAAAGGAAGCTATATGAAAGGAAAACGACAAAGCACGGTAGAGCCCGTATTTGGTACACTAACCCAGTTTTTAGGCATGGGAAAAGTGAATACCCTTGGGATTAAACAAGCTAATAAATGTATGCATCTATCCGCAACAGCCTATAATCTTAAAAAGTATTTAAAATATATGAAAAACTTACCAGAAAGTATAGCGGGACTACTTGCTTTTATTAAAAGCACCAAAAACCACCTAATAAGCCTTAGAATACTATGTTTTAAGCCACTTGCATTTTAG
- a CDS encoding transposase yields MYRNDKVIRRYSEPFKLKILAELTIGKHTKSELCKLYSIAPTTVNVWIKKYNRKDLMNTRVKVETKDEISRIKALQKEIEQLKKLLLKKDLDAMVEESYLEVAAEDLGYKSIAELKKKLSIKP; encoded by the coding sequence ATGTATAGAAATGACAAAGTAATTAGACGTTACAGCGAACCTTTTAAGTTAAAAATTTTAGCCGAACTTACAATCGGAAAACACACAAAGAGTGAACTTTGTAAACTCTACTCTATTGCACCTACAACTGTGAACGTGTGGATTAAAAAGTACAATCGTAAAGACTTAATGAACACCAGAGTAAAAGTGGAAACAAAAGACGAAATATCTAGAATTAAAGCACTTCAAAAAGAAATTGAACAGCTTAAAAAGTTACTACTTAAAAAGGATCTCGATGCTATGGTAGAAGAATCCTATCTAGAAGTAGCTGCTGAAGATTTAGGTTATAAATCTATTGCTGAACTAAAAAAAAAGTTAAGTATAAAGCCTTAA
- a CDS encoding IS3 family transposase, with protein sequence MTTITHCFGLKRNAYYKHKNRADKRLNLELQIINIVRKRRKSLPREGVRKLVKSLKADFNKAKIKVGRDTLFNVLRKHQMLTLRRKTSARTTNSYHRFYKYNNIIKDLEVTRANQVWVSDITYIRTIKGFCYLALITDMHSRKIVGYDISDSLELKGCVRALNKAIYQAKNIKELIHHSDRGIQYCSNVYTQILKRKKIDISMTEENHCYENAMAERVNGILKDEFYLDQTFDNVSHAKRAAKNAINLYNEVRLHLSLDYKTPNMVYKLSA encoded by the coding sequence TTGACAACTATAACCCATTGTTTTGGACTTAAACGCAATGCTTATTACAAGCATAAAAACAGAGCTGATAAGCGTTTAAACCTAGAACTACAGATTATTAATATCGTTAGAAAAAGACGCAAATCCCTTCCTAGAGAAGGCGTGAGAAAACTTGTAAAATCATTAAAGGCCGATTTTAATAAAGCCAAGATTAAAGTTGGTAGAGATACTTTATTTAATGTGCTTAGAAAACATCAAATGCTGACACTTAGAAGGAAAACCAGTGCTAGAACTACAAACTCTTATCATCGTTTTTACAAATATAATAACATCATTAAAGACTTAGAAGTTACTAGAGCTAACCAAGTTTGGGTATCTGATATCACATACATTAGAACCATAAAGGGCTTTTGCTACCTGGCTTTAATAACAGATATGCATTCAAGGAAAATAGTTGGTTATGATATTAGTGATAGCTTGGAACTCAAAGGATGTGTGAGAGCGCTTAATAAGGCCATTTATCAAGCTAAAAATATCAAAGAATTAATACATCATTCAGACAGAGGAATACAGTATTGTAGCAATGTTTATACACAAATACTCAAAAGAAAAAAAATAGATATTAGTATGACAGAAGAAAATCATTGTTACGAAAACGCAATGGCAGAACGCGTAAATGGAATTTTAAAAGATGAATTTTATCTCGACCAAACCTTTGATAACGTGAGTCACGCAAAGAGAGCTGCAAAAAATGCAATTAATTTATACAACGAAGTTAGATTACATTTATCTTTAGATTATAAAACACCTAATATGGTATATAAATTATCAGCTTAA